The following are from one region of the Amycolatopsis sp. QT-25 genome:
- the ectA gene encoding diaminobutyrate acetyltransferase, whose translation MSGKRLIESPTKADGAALWRIARDSKKLDLNTPYAYLLWCHDFADTSVVAKVDGTPVGFVIGYRKQDTGFVWQVAVDPSQQGKGLAGALLDELFDRLTAQGVRYLETTITPDNEASIRLFASFAKRWDATVERQDLFSATDFPAEEGTHEQEDLYRIGPLGSDQNVKPGISGRKKT comes from the coding sequence ATGTCCGGAAAGCGCTTGATCGAAAGTCCGACCAAGGCGGACGGTGCCGCGCTCTGGAGAATCGCCCGCGATTCGAAGAAGCTCGACCTCAACACACCTTACGCCTATTTGCTGTGGTGCCACGATTTCGCCGACACCTCGGTCGTCGCGAAAGTCGACGGAACCCCGGTCGGCTTCGTGATCGGATATCGGAAGCAGGACACCGGGTTTGTCTGGCAGGTCGCGGTCGACCCGTCCCAGCAGGGAAAAGGCCTGGCCGGAGCCCTGCTCGACGAGTTGTTCGACCGGCTGACCGCGCAGGGTGTGCGATACCTCGAAACGACGATCACACCGGACAACGAGGCTTCGATCCGGTTGTTCGCCTCGTTCGCCAAGCGGTGGGATGCCACCGTGGAACGCCAGGATCTGTTCTCCGCGACGGATTTCCCGGCCGAGGAAGGAACGCACGAGCAGGAGGACCTGTACCGAATCGGTCCGCTCGGCAGTGACCAGAACGTAAAACCGGGGATCTCAGGGAGAAAGAAAACGTGA